One window of the Saccopteryx leptura isolate mSacLep1 chromosome 9, mSacLep1_pri_phased_curated, whole genome shotgun sequence genome contains the following:
- the GMFG gene encoding glia maturation factor gamma isoform X2, with protein MKVDKDRQMVVLEEEFQNISPEELKMELPERQPRFVVYSYKYMHADGRVSYPLCFIFSSPVGCKPEQQMMYAGSKNRLVQTAELTKVFEIRTTDDLTEAWLQEKLSFFR; from the exons A TGAAGGTGGACAAAGACCGGCAGATGGTGGTGCTGGAGGAAGAATTTCAG AACATTTCTCCAGAGGAATTAAAAATGGAGTTGCCAGAGAGACAGCCAAG GTTCGTGGTGTACAGCTACAAGTACATGCATGCAGACGGCCGAGTGTCCTACCCCTTGTGTTTCATCTTCTCCAGCCCTGTGG GCTGCAAGCCCGAACAACAAATGATGTATGCAGGGAGTAAAAACAGACTGGTACAGACGGCAGAACTCACAAAG GTGTTTGAAATCCGCACTACTGATGACCTTACTGAGGCCTGGCTCCAAGAGAAGTTGTCTTTCTTTCGTTGA
- the GMFG gene encoding glia maturation factor gamma isoform X1, protein MSDSLVVCEVDPELKEKLRKFRFRKETDNAAIIMKVDKDRQMVVLEEEFQNISPEELKMELPERQPRFVVYSYKYMHADGRVSYPLCFIFSSPVGCKPEQQMMYAGSKNRLVQTAELTKVFEIRTTDDLTEAWLQEKLSFFR, encoded by the exons ATG TCCGACTCTCTAGTGGTGTGTGAGGTGGACCCAGAGCTGAAGGAAAAGCTGAGGAAATTCCGCTTTCGAAAAGAGACAGACAATGCAGCCATAATAA TGAAGGTGGACAAAGACCGGCAGATGGTGGTGCTGGAGGAAGAATTTCAG AACATTTCTCCAGAGGAATTAAAAATGGAGTTGCCAGAGAGACAGCCAAG GTTCGTGGTGTACAGCTACAAGTACATGCATGCAGACGGCCGAGTGTCCTACCCCTTGTGTTTCATCTTCTCCAGCCCTGTGG GCTGCAAGCCCGAACAACAAATGATGTATGCAGGGAGTAAAAACAGACTGGTACAGACGGCAGAACTCACAAAG GTGTTTGAAATCCGCACTACTGATGACCTTACTGAGGCCTGGCTCCAAGAGAAGTTGTCTTTCTTTCGTTGA